One genomic segment of Vibrio sp. SCSIO 43136 includes these proteins:
- a CDS encoding winged helix-turn-helix domain-containing protein: MEYIYIVNGWRVDTSSGTVVQGQVRHKLSQREIAFLLYLCQRQGEVVPHHEYPDACWPNQEVSNQVVNNMVSKLRRILELSPTSDLESIRNVGYRLSRHCVVADAAPQRPHAEPATTGEADSALPFTEPSTKRLWFRDRYLLLIVLLLLLDAWYLFSFHDESAYSLICSLGAIPC, translated from the coding sequence TTGGAATACATATATATCGTCAATGGATGGCGAGTTGACACCAGCAGTGGCACCGTTGTGCAAGGGCAAGTGCGCCATAAACTCAGTCAACGTGAAATCGCTTTTTTGCTCTATCTTTGTCAGCGGCAAGGGGAGGTCGTGCCTCATCATGAGTACCCTGATGCGTGCTGGCCCAATCAAGAAGTCAGTAATCAAGTCGTTAACAACATGGTGTCGAAACTCAGACGTATCCTTGAGCTAAGCCCAACCTCGGATTTGGAATCTATCCGTAACGTCGGTTATCGATTGTCTCGCCATTGCGTCGTGGCTGATGCTGCGCCGCAACGACCTCACGCAGAACCTGCAACCACAGGTGAAGCGGACTCTGCGTTACCTTTTACTGAACCATCGACTAAGCGACTGTGGTTTCGTGATAGATATCTGCTGCTGATCGTTTTGCTACTGTTACTTGATGCTTGGTATCTTTTCTCATTTCATGACGAAAGTGCTTACTCACTGATTTGTTCATTGGGGGCTATACCATGCTGA
- a CDS encoding extracellular solute-binding protein — MSIQTRICQAISASICTLIVQSSVMAATLPDDHEQIIQQELAQRPSYFDIKDIPEITDKRPIRIVVERGLGKRLLAPYIIPKFSEKTGIEVEVIELTLEQMLKEQRTSVVNLQSQYDMISIEGSWLKGWADQSLVYSLSALAKRFDSVSSFSAHTSYFYSSLLTMMSYEQELYALPYSNYTMVNHYRHDLFEHPSEQQTFLAQYGYPLAPPNDVQQLLDVAEFFTRSKGSALAGETLSEDFYGVTLMAGYAPHVGDEFSTLIWGLKGQWFKPAYHNNLNSIHGFYIDDANPEFLQTAEIYKQLLKFAPPQALSSSWREGSQQFRHGKTAMYPFSYNNVWALNAQVETLVPGAKIAAAQVPLGQPYFGGWGIAIPIDARNVEGAYWLSKYMTSFEAQFANTLTAGSPCRIDVATHEFFARPEQHLNGGALNQGHIALTAWRDNWQDKGHYTSIAMQHIYDVIQETSYSVASQRLAPEFALSSANKKIKELHNRHGRSPFKVAPLEGFAQ, encoded by the coding sequence ATGTCTATTCAAACAAGGATCTGTCAGGCCATCAGTGCGAGCATTTGTACCTTGATAGTACAATCAAGCGTCATGGCTGCAACGTTACCTGATGATCATGAACAAATCATCCAACAAGAGCTCGCCCAGCGGCCATCATACTTTGACATAAAAGATATACCAGAAATTACTGATAAAAGACCCATACGTATCGTTGTAGAGCGTGGTCTAGGCAAAAGACTCCTAGCACCTTATATCATCCCCAAGTTCTCAGAGAAAACAGGGATTGAAGTGGAAGTGATCGAGCTCACATTAGAGCAGATGCTCAAAGAGCAACGCACTTCCGTCGTCAACCTACAAAGTCAGTACGACATGATATCTATTGAAGGCTCTTGGCTAAAAGGCTGGGCAGACCAAAGCTTGGTCTACTCATTAAGTGCCTTGGCCAAACGCTTTGACAGTGTCAGCAGTTTCAGCGCTCATACCAGCTACTTCTATTCTTCGCTGTTAACCATGATGAGCTATGAGCAGGAGCTGTATGCGCTACCTTACTCTAACTACACCATGGTCAATCACTATCGACACGACCTGTTTGAGCATCCAAGCGAGCAGCAGACATTTCTCGCCCAATACGGTTACCCACTTGCTCCGCCAAATGATGTGCAACAACTGCTTGATGTTGCCGAATTCTTCACCCGAAGCAAAGGCAGTGCATTGGCGGGAGAAACACTCAGTGAGGATTTTTATGGTGTAACACTGATGGCAGGGTACGCACCCCATGTCGGTGACGAGTTCTCTACCTTAATCTGGGGGTTAAAAGGCCAGTGGTTCAAACCGGCTTACCACAATAACCTCAACTCAATACATGGCTTCTACATCGACGATGCAAATCCTGAATTCTTGCAGACCGCAGAAATTTACAAACAGCTACTCAAGTTTGCTCCTCCTCAAGCGTTGAGCTCTAGTTGGCGAGAAGGTTCTCAACAGTTCCGTCACGGTAAAACAGCGATGTACCCATTTTCTTATAACAATGTATGGGCGCTGAATGCGCAAGTCGAAACCTTGGTACCAGGAGCCAAAATAGCCGCAGCGCAAGTACCGCTTGGCCAGCCCTACTTTGGCGGTTGGGGGATTGCGATTCCAATTGATGCTCGCAACGTAGAAGGGGCTTATTGGCTGAGCAAATATATGACCTCCTTTGAGGCGCAATTTGCCAATACACTCACTGCGGGCTCCCCTTGCCGTATCGATGTTGCAACCCACGAATTCTTTGCCCGGCCAGAACAGCACCTCAATGGCGGAGCTCTGAACCAAGGACACATAGCGCTCACAGCCTGGCGCGATAACTGGCAAGACAAAGGCCATTACACCAGCATTGCCATGCAGCATATTTATGACGTAATACAAGAAACCAGCTACTCGGTAGCCTCTCAACGGTTAGCCCCAGAGTTTGCTCTATCCAGTGCTAACAAAAAAATAAAAGAGCTTCACAACCGTCACGGGCGAAGCCCATTCAAAGTGGCACCTCTAGAAGGATTTGCCCAATGA